One segment of Bacteroides caecimuris DNA contains the following:
- a CDS encoding sensor histidine kinase — protein MRIQGFFYILVFLLLVLGGVLLFLSSQLNTIFFYIGEGLILFIFIYLIFFYRKIVKPLNTIGSGMELLREQDFSSRLSPVGQYEADRIVNIFNRMMEQLKNERLRLREQNHFLDLLIKASPMGVIITSLDEDLSELNPMALKMLGVRLEDVQGKKMKEIDSPLAVELANLPKGETVTVRLNDSNIYRCTHSSFIDRGFQHPFYLVETLTDEVMKAEKKAYEKVIRMIAHEVNNTTAGITSTLDTVEQALSSEEGMEDICNVMRVCTDRCFSMSRFITRFADVVKIPEPTLSPVCLNSLLLTCTRFMEGICADRHIRIRMELDESLAKVMLDVALFEQVLVNIIKNAAESIETDGEIVLRTLSPAAIEIMDNGKGIDKETQAKLFSPFFSTKPDGQGIGLVFIREVLMRHGCTFSLRTYVDGWTKFRIIFP, from the coding sequence GTGCGTATACAAGGATTCTTTTACATACTAGTCTTTCTGCTGCTGGTATTAGGTGGTGTCTTGCTGTTCCTTTCCAGTCAACTGAATACAATCTTTTTCTACATAGGAGAGGGGCTGATACTTTTCATCTTCATTTATCTGATCTTTTTCTATCGTAAGATTGTGAAACCGTTGAATACAATCGGAAGCGGTATGGAGTTGTTGCGTGAGCAGGATTTCAGTAGTCGTCTTAGTCCTGTAGGTCAATATGAGGCCGATCGTATAGTGAATATCTTCAACCGCATGATGGAACAGCTCAAGAATGAACGTCTCCGCCTGCGTGAACAAAATCATTTTCTCGATTTGCTGATTAAAGCTTCTCCGATGGGGGTAATTATAACTTCCCTTGATGAAGACCTATCAGAATTGAATCCGATGGCTTTGAAGATGCTCGGAGTTCGTTTGGAAGACGTACAAGGCAAGAAGATGAAAGAGATTGATTCTCCGTTAGCGGTGGAATTGGCCAACCTCCCGAAAGGAGAGACGGTGACCGTCCGTCTGAACGACTCGAATATCTACCGGTGTACTCATTCTTCTTTCATTGATCGTGGATTTCAGCATCCCTTCTATTTGGTAGAAACCCTTACCGACGAAGTGATGAAAGCGGAAAAGAAAGCATACGAGAAAGTGATCCGCATGATTGCCCACGAAGTGAACAATACGACTGCCGGCATTACTTCCACACTGGATACGGTAGAACAAGCTCTTTCCAGCGAAGAAGGAATGGAAGACATCTGCAACGTGATGCGTGTATGTACCGACCGTTGCTTCTCGATGAGTCGTTTTATTACCCGTTTTGCCGATGTGGTGAAGATACCCGAACCTACTCTTTCTCCTGTTTGTCTGAACAGTCTGTTGCTCACCTGCACACGCTTCATGGAGGGTATATGTGCCGACCGCCATATCCGGATTCGCATGGAACTAGATGAATCCTTGGCAAAAGTGATGTTGGATGTTGCTTTATTCGAACAAGTGCTTGTCAACATCATAAAAAATGCAGCCGAAAGCATTGAAACGGATGGTGAAATCGTCCTCCGCACCCTTTCGCCCGCCGCTATCGAAATAATGGACAACGGCAAAGGCATCGACAAAGAAACGCAGGCAAAACTGTTCAGCCCTTTCTTTTCGACTAAGCCCGACGGACAAGGCATTGGACTTGTCTTTATCCGCGAAGTGCTGATGCGTCACGGATGTACATTCTCCCTCCGTACATACGTCGATGGATGGACCAAATTTCGGATTATTTTTCCTTGA
- a CDS encoding ribonuclease E/G: protein MTSELVVDVQPKEVSIALLEDKSLVELQSEGRNISFSVGNMYLGRIKKLMPGLNACFVDVGYEKDAFLHYLDLGPQFNSLEKFVKQTLSDKKKLTSISKATLLPDLDKDGTVANTLKVGQEVVVQIVKEPISTKGPRLTSEISFAGRYLVLIPFNDKVSVSQKIKSSEERARLKQLLMSIKPKNFGVIVRTVAEGKRVAELDGELRVLIKHWEDAMVKVQKATKYPTLIYEETSRAVGLLRDLFNPSFENIHVNDEAVYNEIKDYVSLIAPDRANIVKLYKGQLPIYDNFGITKQIKSSFGKTISYKSGAYLIIEHTEALHVVDVNSGNRTKNANGQEGNALEVNLGAADELARQLRLRDMGGIIVVDFIDMNEAENRQKLYERMCANMQKDRARHNILPLSKFGLMQITRQRVRPAMDVNTTETCPTCFGKGTIKSSILFTDTLESKIDYLVNKLKVKKFSLHVHPYVAAYINQGIVSLKRKWQMKYGFGIKIIPSQKLAFLQYVFYDTHGEEIDMKEEFEIK from the coding sequence GTGACAAGTGAACTAGTAGTTGACGTACAGCCCAAAGAAGTCTCCATCGCCCTTCTCGAAGATAAGAGCTTGGTAGAACTTCAAAGCGAAGGAAGAAATATTTCTTTCTCTGTGGGCAATATGTATTTGGGACGTATCAAGAAATTGATGCCCGGACTGAATGCATGCTTTGTAGACGTCGGTTACGAGAAAGACGCTTTCCTTCATTATCTAGACTTGGGTCCTCAATTTAACTCACTCGAAAAGTTTGTAAAGCAGACTTTAAGCGACAAAAAGAAGCTGACCTCCATCAGCAAAGCAACCCTGCTTCCCGATCTTGACAAGGATGGAACAGTAGCCAATACCCTCAAGGTAGGACAAGAAGTTGTGGTGCAAATCGTTAAGGAACCGATCTCCACTAAGGGACCGCGACTGACGTCCGAAATTTCGTTTGCCGGACGCTATCTCGTACTAATCCCTTTTAATGACAAGGTTTCTGTTTCACAAAAAATTAAATCGAGCGAAGAACGCGCCCGCCTGAAACAATTGCTGATGAGCATCAAGCCGAAAAACTTCGGTGTCATCGTCCGCACGGTAGCTGAAGGCAAACGCGTAGCCGAACTCGACGGAGAGCTTAGAGTCCTGATAAAACATTGGGAAGATGCGATGGTAAAAGTACAAAAAGCCACCAAGTATCCGACGTTAATTTATGAAGAAACCAGCCGCGCCGTAGGTTTGTTGCGCGACCTCTTCAACCCTTCTTTTGAGAATATTCACGTCAACGATGAGGCTGTGTACAATGAAATTAAAGACTATGTATCACTGATTGCGCCCGACCGGGCCAATATCGTGAAACTGTACAAAGGTCAACTTCCCATTTACGACAATTTCGGTATCACCAAGCAGATTAAATCATCGTTTGGTAAAACAATCTCTTACAAGAGTGGTGCCTATCTGATTATTGAGCACACTGAGGCGCTTCACGTAGTAGACGTGAACAGCGGTAACCGCACCAAGAATGCCAACGGGCAGGAAGGTAACGCACTCGAAGTAAACTTGGGAGCCGCCGATGAGCTGGCGCGCCAATTGCGATTAAGAGATATGGGTGGTATCATCGTCGTGGACTTCATCGATATGAATGAAGCCGAGAACCGTCAGAAGCTTTATGAACGAATGTGTGCCAATATGCAGAAAGACAGGGCACGGCATAATATTCTGCCACTTAGCAAATTCGGGCTAATGCAGATTACACGCCAACGTGTGCGTCCGGCAATGGACGTCAACACGACCGAAACCTGCCCCACTTGCTTCGGCAAAGGCACTATCAAGTCGTCCATTCTTTTTACGGACACTTTGGAGAGTAAAATTGATTACCTGGTCAATAAACTGAAGGTTAAGAAATTCTCGTTACACGTCCATCCGTATGTCGCCGCTTACATCAATCAGGGGATCGTTTCCCTGAAACGGAAGTGGCAGATGAAATACGGATTCGGTATCAAGATTATTCCAAGTCAAAAACTCGCATTTCTGCAATATGTGTTCTATGATACACATGGAGAGGAAATCGATATGAAGGAAGAATTCGAAATCAAATAG
- a CDS encoding HU family DNA-binding protein, translating into MTKADIVNEITKKTGIDKQTVLTTVEAFMDAVKDSLSNDENVYLRGFGSFVVKKRAQKTARNISKNTTIIIPEHNIPAFKPAKTFTISVKK; encoded by the coding sequence ATGACTAAAGCAGATATTGTAAACGAGATTACAAAGAAAACTGGGATTGACAAGCAGACAGTTCTTACAACAGTTGAGGCATTTATGGATGCAGTAAAGGATTCACTGTCTAACGATGAGAACGTATACTTACGTGGATTTGGTAGTTTCGTAGTAAAGAAAAGAGCGCAAAAAACTGCTCGTAACATTTCTAAAAATACTACGATCATTATTCCGGAGCACAATATTCCGGCTTTCAAACCGGCTAAGACATTTACAATTTCAGTAAAAAAATAA
- a CDS encoding single-stranded DNA-binding protein, whose product MSVNKVILLGNVGQDPRVKYFDTGSAVATFPLATTDRGYTLANGTQIPERTEWHNIVASNRLAEIVDKYVHKGDKLYLEGKIRTRSYSDQSGAMRYITEIYVDNMEMLSPKGANPGAGVSASGQPAMGQQQQPVSGQPQQTQQAQSVQDNPADDLPF is encoded by the coding sequence ATGTCAGTAAATAAAGTGATATTGTTGGGAAACGTAGGACAAGATCCGCGGGTAAAATACTTCGATACAGGTTCGGCAGTAGCAACTTTCCCATTGGCTACAACGGATCGTGGATATACGTTGGCTAATGGAACCCAGATTCCCGAAAGAACAGAGTGGCATAATATCGTTGCATCCAACCGTTTGGCGGAGATTGTGGATAAGTATGTGCACAAAGGTGACAAATTGTATCTGGAAGGAAAGATAAGAACACGTTCTTATAGCGACCAGTCGGGTGCTATGCGTTATATCACCGAAATTTATGTGGATAATATGGAAATGCTGTCTCCGAAAGGAGCCAATCCGGGTGCGGGAGTTTCTGCTTCCGGACAACCAGCGATGGGGCAACAGCAACAACCGGTTTCCGGTCAGCCGCAACAAACGCAGCAGGCACAATCCGTGCAAGATAATCCGGCAGATGATTTGCCGTTCTAA
- a CDS encoding CDP-alcohol phosphatidyltransferase family protein, with protein sequence MGKETSNRIQTSLLNAMEKKVLIWMAERQPLWMTSDTLTYIGLLGAVICGLGFALAHIDKNYLWISSLGLVINWYGDSLDGTLARVRHTQRPVYGFFIDHTLDAVTICIMCIGAGISPMFRLDVAMLVLAGYLVLSIYTYISTIIKDEFRLTYGSFGPTEFRLVVILINTVFMYTPLSSTIYTIAGQTLGIFDIIGLLIALFLFGAWLSQFLIDRRILSERDPLKPYNPGKKED encoded by the coding sequence ATGGGAAAAGAAACATCAAACAGGATACAGACTTCATTGCTCAATGCAATGGAGAAGAAAGTATTGATTTGGATGGCAGAAAGACAGCCGTTGTGGATGACTTCGGATACGTTGACATACATTGGATTGTTGGGTGCCGTTATTTGTGGGCTGGGTTTCGCTTTGGCTCATATAGATAAAAATTATTTATGGATTTCATCATTGGGGCTGGTTATCAATTGGTATGGCGACAGCCTTGATGGAACGTTGGCACGCGTACGTCACACGCAGCGTCCCGTTTACGGATTCTTTATCGATCATACGTTGGATGCGGTGACTATTTGCATCATGTGTATCGGTGCTGGCATTTCTCCCATGTTTAGGCTTGATGTAGCCATGTTGGTGTTGGCGGGATACTTGGTGCTTTCCATTTATACATATATTTCCACGATTATCAAAGATGAGTTCCGGCTCACTTATGGTAGCTTCGGACCTACGGAATTCCGGCTGGTAGTCATACTCATCAATACCGTGTTTATGTATACTCCTTTGTCATCAACTATCTATACTATTGCCGGGCAGACATTGGGTATATTTGATATTATCGGCTTGCTGATAGCCCTTTTCCTTTTCGGAGCATGGCTCAGCCAATTTCTTATAGATCGCCGTATTCTTTCCGAACGCGATCCGTTGAAACCCTATAACCCCGGAAAAAAGGAGGATTGA
- the mutY gene encoding A/G-specific adenine glycosylase — MSVFTKAIVEWYKENKRELPWRDSTDPYLIWISEIILQQTRVAQGYDYFLRFIKRFPDVLTLAAAEEDEVMKYWQGLGYYSRARNLHAAAKSMNGVFPKTYQEVLALKGVGEYTAAAICSFAYGMPYAVVDGNVYRVLSRYFGIDTPIDSTEGKKLFAALADEMLDKKHPAVYNQGIMDFGAIQCTPQSPDCLFCPLAGSCSALSKGLVATLPVKQHKTKTTNRYFNYIYVRAGAYTFINKRTGNDIWKNLFELPLIETPVPLSEEDFLTLPEFRALFALGEVPVVRTVCREIKHVLSHRVIYANLYEVTLSKNLTSFSGFQKIKVEELEQYAVSKLVQTLLQAMDGH; from the coding sequence ATGAGCGTGTTTACTAAAGCAATTGTAGAGTGGTATAAAGAGAACAAACGTGAACTACCCTGGAGGGATTCTACCGATCCGTATCTGATTTGGATTTCGGAGATTATTCTTCAACAGACTCGGGTGGCGCAGGGGTATGATTATTTTCTTCGCTTTATCAAACGTTTTCCTGATGTGCTGACTTTAGCCGCTGCGGAGGAGGATGAAGTGATGAAATACTGGCAAGGACTGGGATATTACTCACGTGCCCGCAATCTTCATGCTGCTGCCAAAAGCATGAATGGGGTTTTCCCGAAAACGTATCAGGAAGTGCTGGCTCTGAAAGGAGTGGGGGAGTATACAGCAGCGGCAATTTGTTCGTTTGCTTATGGTATGCCTTATGCGGTGGTGGACGGTAATGTGTACCGGGTGCTTTCCCGTTATTTCGGCATCGATACTCCGATTGATTCGACGGAAGGAAAAAAGCTCTTTGCAGCATTGGCGGATGAGATGCTGGATAAGAAGCATCCGGCTGTTTATAATCAGGGAATAATGGATTTCGGAGCGATTCAGTGCACTCCGCAATCGCCCGATTGTTTGTTTTGTCCGTTGGCGGGCAGTTGCTCGGCGCTTTCAAAAGGCTTGGTGGCAACACTTCCAGTGAAGCAACACAAAACAAAGACAACGAACCGTTACTTTAATTATATTTATGTACGTGCGGGCGCGTATACCTTTATAAATAAACGGACGGGCAATGATATTTGGAAAAATCTGTTTGAACTGCCATTGATAGAAACTCCAGTGCCTCTTTCGGAAGAAGATTTTTTGACTTTACCGGAATTCCGTGCACTCTTTGCACTGGGGGAAGTACCGGTGGTACGTACGGTTTGCAGAGAAATAAAGCATGTACTGTCTCACCGGGTTATCTATGCTAATCTATATGAGGTGACTTTATCTAAGAATTTGACTTCTTTCAGTGGCTTCCAAAAAATAAAAGTCGAAGAACTGGAACAATACGCTGTTTCAAAATTGGTGCAGACCCTGTTACAAGCAATGGATGGGCATTAA
- a CDS encoding GtrA family protein has product MRTYLEFVVSRLFGTGVDTFVLWICSHYLFEGYWGVYIVSPVISFEFAVMSNFICSYCWIWKNRISGRCMRDFWIRFFVFNLSSIVAFLVKMLFLLIFEKMFGWGVIWCNFAALLISGLLNYFLADTVVFRKCFVSTKREA; this is encoded by the coding sequence TTGCGTACTTATTTGGAATTTGTAGTGAGCCGTCTGTTCGGCACGGGAGTCGATACGTTTGTATTGTGGATATGTTCCCATTATTTGTTTGAGGGATATTGGGGAGTATATATTGTTTCTCCCGTGATTTCGTTCGAATTTGCAGTGATGAGCAATTTTATCTGCTCCTATTGCTGGATATGGAAAAACCGCATAAGTGGTAGGTGTATGCGCGATTTTTGGATTCGTTTCTTTGTGTTCAATCTTTCTTCTATAGTAGCTTTTCTAGTGAAAATGCTGTTCTTGCTGATTTTTGAGAAGATGTTCGGGTGGGGGGTGATATGGTGCAACTTTGCGGCGTTGCTTATCTCCGGATTGCTTAATTATTTTTTGGCAGATACGGTAGTGTTTCGCAAGTGCTTTGTGTCTACAAAGCGCGAAGCTTGA